CTTCTGGCAGGGCTATTTTAATCTCAAATAGCTAACTGATTCAGTTGCCCGTGGCCTCTTAGAgacagaaaagggagagaaacgAGCAGCACAAGGAAGAATGGGAGCTGCTTTAGTAAACTTAGCCACTGAAAACAAGACTCAAACCACAGACATGCCTAGGACAACCAAAGACCAAGGCCCTGCACCTTTTCAAACGGCAATGAACCTCCTCACTCTACAATTCATTTTCTATGCTGCCCTGACAAGCTTGGTCTATGAGACAGGGTAACAGTATCCCTCGTTTGCCTTCACTGCTAAATACAAAGAAGTTCAGCTGCTCCATCATTTAGTCCGAGTAGGAGAGATAACATGCTCATTAGCCTCAGTGAAGCTTGATACTCCCCACTGATCAGAAAGCAATTCCCTCTGAATAGCACATTCTCCTGGATCCCACTCATGGCAACAGAGAACAGTCAAGAGAGCAAAAAGGCTGGTATTTTCTAGAGAAAATACGATAAGTAAAAGAATCCATGATAAGAAAAAGAATCTAAGATGTATGTTTTCTACACTGAATGTCTTATCGCTTGTTCTTGAAAACATGTAACACATCCAGATTACAACAGAGAAGTTTTTTCCACTGGATTGAGAAAGGACTGCATCATATTCACAGTAACGGCATTCAGCTGGTCAGGCACTCAAACACATTGCTTTGGAAAGATAAAAAGGTGTTTTCCATTAACTCAATCCCTTTCTGCTCAAGGCAAATAAGTCTAATGGTTCCCACTCCAtgtttcaaaattgcttttcaaaacatCCTCCTCAGCAGCATCTCGCTCTCCGCTGACACCCACGCTCAGCCACGATGTCGGGTGATGACCCAGCTGATATTATTTCCAAAGTTTCCTGCTCTCGTTTCTCCATCCAAAATGCATTCCTGGCTCAACTTTCCCTCTTGATAAAAGAGATAATCATTAGACCTCTATTTTGCCAAGGAGTGcctttgctctttgctttctctaTTCTTGAGCTCCTCCTCTAGTCATCACCTGGTGCATTTTGCTGTTGCACTCATTCCTGTCATTTAGCCGTCTTTTGATATCTAATCTACATGCAGTgataattattttccttcaaaCGTTTCCTCCTGACcaccttcttcccttctttcaccaatgcctttatttctcttcatgttttattgggctcttgttttctttgttgttctcttcttttgttctcatttctAGGCGTTCTTCTGATCATTCTTCATTAAACCGCATTTTACTCTACTCAGTCACTGGTCTGGCTCATTCTCTACACCCACTTCTATTTTCATGCTGAAATCCTGTCCCTGCAAACAATTCCACCACTACAGAGTTGTTCTGTCCCCCTTCAGTACTTGTACGTTCATAGCCAAATATGTTCACTCTTCTATCAGTATTAAAAAAGCTCCTTTACAGAGTCCACATACCTTCTAACCACCGCATCACTTCACAACGTCCAAAGCAACGGGTGAATGCTTGTTAATCATTATAATTCCATGAGATGGAAATCTGTATTTGTGATAAACCCAATAATCTCTGTAGCTGccaggaagagagggaaagatGGTTGGGTATTTTTGTGAATCAGATTTACAATCCCCTACCCACAGTCCCTTCcaatgttgatttatttaaatgtctGTACACAACAGACTGTACAGACAGTACAAACTTCATaccagggaagaaaacaaaggctgGACAGCTGTTATGTCCAATAagcaaattaaaaagtaaaggcATCTCTATTcccaaaagtgctttttaaaaaaagaagttacatgTTGGTCTTCAGTACTTACCATTGTATTAAAATGAAGAGCCCTTCTGATATTTGAAACTTATTTTACAGCCTCCAGCTCCCAAAATTAAGAGTAttcttgtttttgttaaaattaatCACTCTGAAACAAAGCTGTCTTCCTACGGCTTCATGTCCCACTGCCCTGAAATACGGCTCTGTCCTCCCCACTGCAATGACAGCACATGCCCCTGCCAAACAGCCCAGAGACGGGCTGAGCTGGGTTAACATTTCCTCAACAGAGACATTAATAGTGTCTCTCTCCCACACCCTGTGCAGCTGATGATGTTCATGAAATGTGTAGAGAATTCATGTATTTGAACTCTTACCTCTGGGTCAATATTGGTTGGAATCACCCAACTGGCTCAGAAGGTATTGCAGACGGGCTGATGGGCAACAGGTGTGCCAGTGCAAGCCCCGTTTCCTTAGGAAATCTCACTAAAATCAAAAACCCTCCAAGCTCCTACCTGTCAAGATTTGGAAGATGAGCTTTAAAATATGATAAAGTGCATCCTATGGGCTTAGGTACCAGAGAGCAGATTGAGAGAGGTTAATGTTtgagataaaaataaatccatgatCTAGGCAGACTCATTGATGTGTTGGGGTTTGGCAATAGTGTAATTATGAGCTATTTTTTTCTATGAGGCGATTCAGCTCCTACTGATATTTTTCACTTGTGCTTTTTGATTTTTAGCACTTTGCAAGTGAAAGCCTGGTGCTGAGGGATGCAGAAGAGACAGCTGTCTCCCATCCTTTCTCCAAAGTgtaaaaaaaagggtatttacAAGCATTAGTACCCTGGCTGTGAAAAAACTGTTGGCTAAAAAAGATGTGGGGCATTGAAATGAACCCTtcagctgcctgctcctccctccGACCCCTCAACCTCCATCACTTTCCTGGGTCTCAGACCTCAGCTTAACTTTCACCACTGTATGGGAATTTCTTGAAAACATCCAAACTCTATTATGCATAGTTTTTGGTGCCTGCTGTGTGAAACTGTGGCTCTCAAAGGAGCCAAAAGCAgaggttgtttttaaaaatgtttctgcgGCAAAGGACTCTGACTCAGCTGGTGAAATGAAgagacacccccccgcccccgccattGTCACACCACAGTATCAGAGCGGATGAAGGCGTTGGCTGCACCTCCCCCCGCAGGGCCAGCAAGCCGAGGCACAACATCTCCCAATCCGAGGCTTTTTGCCCACAAAAACGTGAATTTTAACTTAATAGTCTACCAAACGCCAATCTTTCCCATAATCTTTGAAAAGcaacttccttccctcctcctctcagctGTAAGTTGTTGTggtactttttttccctccctatgCCCTTTCGCTGGTACTTTTCGCTGTGGGTGGGGTAAGGCCGCTTTGTGCTTTGTTTCTCGCCCGGCTCTCTCCGAGCACGGGGGGCGggacagcggcggcggcggctcccctcagccccggaAAAGCTTTTCCCGCCCTTTTCCTGAGGCGGCAGTTGCGACTGTCAGtggccgcccccgcccctccctgcTTTCCCGCCTTCCATTGCGCATGCGTGGGCTGGGGAGACGGGGGTTGGGTGCCATGACAACGCGGCGCGGGAGGTAAACCAGGGGAGGCcgtgcccggcggcggcggcggccgtgaCGGGAGGTTAcgaccgggaccgggacccggACCCGGACCCCGACCCCTTCAGCGCTCGGGGCCCGCCGCAGGCAGAGCGGGGGCTCCGGTGGGCTGCGTATAAGcgttgtgtttttatttctggAGCGTTGTGTCTCTGCGGGACAGGCGCCTCTCACCCGGTGAGGGGGGAAGGCTGTGGAGAACTCGTTGTCTTTTCACgcggggggtgtgggggaagcTCTCCACAGCTTCGTTTCTTCAGCCCGTGCTGTGGAGACAGGGAGGTAAGGTCCTGCCTGTGCTACACGGGGTctcctgcaggcagggatggggtcGGTGGGTGAGGTGAGTATGGAGCAGTCCGGCAGCGCTGCCGTGAGCTCAGGGCTCAGCAAGTGCCTTTTCCAGGTTGCTGGCACCGAGTTGAGGttcaggctctccttttttccctgtctaGTCTTGCATTGTTAGAGGAAAATCTCAAGGGCTTTGCTGAAAAGCTCAGAGTCCTGGAATCTGGCGGTTAGTAGATAACTTCACAGGTGATTCTctgcaaataaatgcttttagGTATGGCACACCTCAACCTATTTTTGCAAGGGCCTAactttaactatttttttctttttcctctttaacgCTGAAGTTTAGTGCTTTGCATAGCGTGTAATCCACTGTGTGATTGTGTGTTGCAGGGTCCATCTTCAAGGCTTGGAGTACCTCTGCTCAGTAAAAGGATATAGCCATGGTAATACAGGTTTGATTCTTCTGAAGAGTATTGATACCACTTTTTAAGGAAATTGAGTTAATATCCAAAAGGTTCCTTCCCAAGGCTGCAGGACATAAACCGACCTGCCCAAGTTCACTTTGTGTGAAAGCATGCACCTGATTCTGATTTTTAGCTTTTCTTGTTGTTCTTGGCTACAGGCTGTAAAATTTTGCACACATCCTATAAAGCCTCAAATCTTATTGCTTGTGGGTGAATGAAAATGCTGCACAAACATGGATTACCCAGTACTTTTGAAGAGTGTTCAGGTGTCACGCTGGGCTGTAGTTTAAAAACTCACAAGAGATCAGGGTAGGAGATCTGATCTGCGCGAGTCCTGTCTGTACACGCGGAAAAAGAACTGCACTCTGTTAAGCATCACATGTCCTTTGGTTGCCTGATAAATCCGTAAGAAATCCTGGGGTTGTCAGCTGGTGTGCCAGGCGTTGGCTCTGGCACTGCTGTatgtgcacatacatgcacaagGTGTTACTTCTGACAGCATTTGCGATGCTGTGCTGTAGCTTGTTAGCTTCCCACGCTCCAGGAACCCCTGCTCTAGGCGGTGCTCAAATGTGTGAGCTGACTGCAGCTTACCAATGCCCCATTTCATGAGAGACAGGAAACAGAAGACGAGACAGTTGCTGACAACGATTGAGATCATATAAAGCGTGGAGGTCACAGGTATCCgctgcagagggacagcaggAACAGTGAGGCTGCTCCAGGCAAAAGGCATTCCCTAGTTCTCACTGCAGACTTAGACAACAGTTTGCCCTTACCTGTAAgcaccttttttattttgaaagatcaGCTACAGGTCAAATTCTGACCAGGAACCTAACTGTGGTCACAAAATCCACCAGTGACCCTGCTGGGAGCGTGTAAACAGGAAGTGTGATTCAGGTGACTGGCTGAAAAATCTGACATAAGCATCTACTCTGTGAAGTGTGCACATTCCAGCACATGAAGTATTCAACAAATTCTATTCAATTAAGGTCTGCAAAAAAGGCTTGTTGCCTTCTCTAATATATGCCTGAGTTCAGGTAGTTTGCAGTCTGCATGACTGAAGGTTTAGGGAACAATCTGCCATCAGCTGCAGCTTGCactctgtattttctgtctttttttgcttctgtggaTAGTGGTTCTGTGTGTTTTATGTAGAACTcttgacttcccccccccctccccccccccccttaaatatTCCTTCACATTGTGGTCTTGGCTGATTCTGAAGATTGTAGCCCTGACTGTGTTCTTGTACCTCAGAGCACAAATGTTTGTCTCTTTTGCATTTAACAGTACTGAGCTGTAAAGGGACTCTTTAGAATTGATACCAGGAAGAATATGCTACGTTTACTGCCTTCCCCTGGTTTATGCCCAACTGATACATGTGGCCTTCTGGCTGTATCTGTGCTAATTCTTTCTAATGAAGTGCTTAGATCCGCTTAATTACAGTGTGCAAAACCAGGCAAATAACAGAAATAGATGGGCAGATGCATAAAGTGACTTGGTGTGTACTGAAAGTGCTCTTGGCATCAGACCAGAGATCAAATACTTTCAGTTACTCGATGTGTAAATACTCCTGTTCAGCCTTTTCTGGGACTAGCTATCGCTCCATCCTCGACATTCCTGGGATACTGCCCACCTTCTGGCTCCGTGTTGCCATCACCATTTTCCTGCCTACACAGCAGCAATGAGAGATCCCTCCAGGTCCCTGACCCGGTTTCTGTTGCTCACTACCTGGAGGCAGCATCTTCCACGCAGACACGCTCGGGGCTTGTTGTGAGGAGTGGCCAGGATGGGTGAGAAAACAATCCAGGGAGTGAATCAGACTCTGGCAAATCCCTCTTGGAGGCAAGAGGCTGGGTGTTCAGGCACAAGCGCTAATCAGCTGGAGTTAACAGTAGTATTTTTTTTGGCCTGCTCTAGGGCTTGAGTGAGTCTTGGCAACACCTCCTTCCTACATACAGaatggcagagctgctgctttgattTGTGTTACTGCTAATGGTAGAAGAGCAACTGTATCGCAGAGCCTTGAAAAGGCCACAGCTGTAGAAAGGAGACCTGCTTTTCTAGTTTATGATCCAGAGTCACAAGTAGACACACAGTAGTGGATGAACACACAACATAGGCTTAGTTTATTCTAGGATTGTATCAtaatgcattaattaaaaaatcaattgAAAAGAATATATGATTTCCGTTGTGCACAAACCTTTTTTAGCCAGGGAGAAGCACAGGGGAACAGTAGTTAGCTCTCTCTGATGACTTTAAGGATTCTTACAGCCTATAGAGCAAATATGGATTTGGTTAAAGTGTATTAATGCTTGTGAGTATATAAAATCACCACAAAGTACAGGAGTCTGTGGTGAGAGGCTCTGAGCTAATACTGCGAGCCAGGACTAAGATGCAATGAAACAGCTGTTCTGGTATGTCTTGGGATCCTCTACCCAGAAGTGAGACCCTGAAGACGCAGGACTAACTGAGTGCTTTTGTggtcattttctctctgcaggcaGTTAAAAGTAGCAAACCCAAGCGTGGCAAAGGCAAAAGctccaaaaagaaagcaaagaaggtGGTGAAGGAAGTGGATATCCTCAGCCCAGCTGCCATGCTCAATGCCTACTACATCTGCCACAATGCCGCCGCCTGCCTGGAGTTTCGGGGCTTTCCCTGGCCTGGCGCCCccaaaaagaaggggaagaaaggaaagtaaCCAGGTGGCTGGAAAGCAAAGGACTCAGTGAAAACCAGGCTCCCTAGTGTAGAGGAGACTTTTTTGTGGATTAGACTCGTACTGACCTCTCCAGTGGTTAGCTCAAGTATTTTGCCATAGTCACTGTTGTGTCCATACAAAGATAGTCTTATTATAGCTTAAGCATAGAGTGGCAAGTGGTAAGTGACACTATGCCATTGTAATTTCAGCTGTGGCCCTTCGCCCTCCGGTTCTGTGTGGAATAAAGCATTGCGCCTCAGCCGTCTGAAAGGTTTGTAGTGGGGTGTGCTTTACCCATACCACTGCCGTTCTTTTAGGGATGGGACGTGCTCCCCAATAGTGTTGGTGTACCTCCAGGTCGTTTAACCATGCTGGTGGAAACTTGAGTTCAGAAAGTGGATAATATGGTAAGATTGACAGTGTTAAGTATGATTTCTCTAATATCAGCTTATCTGTGTGAGAGTCGCCCTGTGTTCCCTCTCTGGGTCAACAGAGCCATGCGATGCCATCTGCGTATCTGGGTGATTCACCTTGTTCTAAAGGAAATAGCTACAGATAAGCACTACTTGAAGCTCCAGCGAATGTACCACCAGCTCTCCTTTGGCTGTAGTGAAAATCTGGAGATCTAGCTTAGATGTTGCCAGTGATGCTGTGTTACACAGTTAGAGGTGATGATGAACCCCCCCTCACCAGGTCTCCTCTTACAGTAATCGGTCTTAGTCCGAACATCCTGGCTACAGACCACAAGCTTTGTGTTACGGTTCAGAGTTGTTTCACTCCATTTCCTCCATGTGTTTAACGCAGCCCTTGGTAAATTGTGAAGCAGCGTGTCAAGCGAAGCTGTACATCTCCCAGATTCTTACACTGACTGGAAGGATGCAGTAGAGTGACTGGGAGGGGCGAGGATGTGTCCTGAACTGACGCAGGctgtggagagaggggaaggaataCAAAAGAGCTGAAATCTTGGAGAAAGAGTCgggaaaagaaaatctgcaaTGGGCTAGAGCTAATATAAGGGGGATACCCGAGGGACTGTGAGCATGCAAGACCGCTCTCTACACCAAGCGGCACTGTGACGTGCACAGGAAGTATCACATCAGAATTTCAGTTGGTTTCTCAGGGCTGAACATCTGCGGTGCCAATCTGGCAGAGCAGCCAGCTGTCTCTCAAGGCCATTTCTGATTGACTTGACTGCAGGAGGAGGTGCAGCACCTTTCCGACTTCCAGGTAACTTTATGTTACAGATAACAGAACAGTCAATTATAATGTGATCGACCCAAACTGATAAAGGCCTGTAAAGCTTTATGCTGTTTCTCCAGCTTAAAATGTTCCCTCTATGAAGAGGTAAAATCATAGTTTTGTGGCATTGCTTGTAGGCCAACTGCTGTCATTATGTAGGCTACTGCACTACTCCACTGAATCTGTTTCATCTACATGTCAAGGAAATCATGGTGGGTATCTTGTTTCCTTGCTAATTAGTCTGCAGTTGGCATGTTTTCTGAATCAGGTATGTGGTTTGCAGTACCACTTTGTTCTATGTTGTGCATCGACGTGTCTTCCTCGGCATTTACTGATGTTCTTGCTTCCCCATCACCCACCAGGAAGTCTCTGGTCACAGCATATACTTGCAGCTATTTCCTCCAAGTATCAGCATTCTAAAGCAAGAGATCTCTTGCAACCTCTGTATTTAGCATCTCGAGCTAAacgtttaaaaaaataaattagaaaaaaaaaatcattcccttTTTGTATGATATATTTATTACACAGAGCTTTAAGGGACAGATGATTCCGAGCACTGAGGTAGGAACTGCTTAACATCATGGGGCAGCCCCCGACTGTCACTGTCAGTTTGCATCCCAGGATCAGTTCGCAGGAGAATTTGAAGAGCAGTACAATCTCTTGCCAAGATGAAGAACGGAGTTAAACAGCAACTGCACGCAGAGCAGGTGTTTGGGGAAGGATCTTCCTCCTGGGCAAGTTATTCTCCAGCTACCTATTGCAGCATTGTGCGCAGTTTCCTCTGAAGCAGCTGTTATCTGACCAGCGCAGGAGACGGCGTGCCACACAAGACAGGCAAGTGGTCTGATCTGATACAACGGTTACAAGTAAGGGAAGCCATTTTTACATCTGTGATAGACTGAGCTACAATGATTTAAAGACTCCAAAGCAAAGTTTTAGTATGCAAAAATTATGGAACAAATAGTGCAATATCATTatatgttttctctttaaaaaaaaaaaaaatctgatttctgcaTGATGCAATTGAGCACACCAGATGGTGACCAGTGAAGTGCAAAGGACAAAGACTCTGCTTTCTAGTGTATCTGAAAAGTTGCCATTCATTTCTTTGACAACAGATGAGAAAACCCTTCCAACCATcccaaactgaaaaatgaaacacttccCCCCCGCCTTTTACCTCTCTCACGCCTTGATCCATCTCAATTTTGCACGTAATTCAGGCTCCCTGGTGGTTAATAAAGACCAACAGACATCTCTAAAGAAAAGTTTGGACTTCAAAAGGCTCGATTCTCTATTTCAATGTGTTGCTTCAGAGTGCCACAGGCTGTGCTGCTGACTTCTAAGGGCGAGTCTTTGGCTCAAGTGGACGTGACTTTACAGGGAGTCTCCGCTGCTGCGGGATGACACTTGCAGATATTTCTGGTTTATCACAACCTGTAAGAGTTTGATTCTGTGAAGGGCTTTTCTGCCTGCTGGGGTGCAGAACTTATAAGCTGAGTTTATGATGAATAAAGCCTGTTCTGCTCAAATCCGCAAAGAATCTTTTGAGGGGAAACTGCAAGCTGGAGAGGCCCTTTGCTTTATGGGCACAGTGCAAGGGAACTTTGTGGCGTTACCTGCGTCACCTCTTGCAGGGAGTAACATTTTTCTAGTGTTAGGGcttctttcattttgctgttaCTGAGCAATCGTGCACAGCGTGCTGCTTTGGGTACGCGAGGTTCACATTTCCGGTAGGAAGTTGTATTCCAAAGCCCTGCTGTTAAAAATACACTGGATGTTGATGTGCATGTTTGTGGGTGGGGCACAGCAGTGCGGAGGGGAGAGTCACAGGACTGTTATGTGATGTGAGTGACGGCTACGTATACatataaaaagcttaaaaaaagatattatttacCACATTTGGTATTAGAATTTTTCAAGATGTATGTGAGCAGCTTGCcttctttactctttctttcaGTCAGCATTTCTGTATTGTCTGGTATCTCCTAGCATGTTATTTTCACATTAAGAAAAGCATTGTGGATCTTTAGGATACCTAAGAAAGCCTTGAGAAGTGGCATGTGTCCTTTTGTCTCATTTCTCGTTTTAAGAAGTGTCCTTGCTGTTATTTCCCAACTTCAGGGGAGGATAGCTGAGGACTTTTTTGCTCATAAATGGTGTCTCCATAATGAAGCGGTTACTACggtgaatttttaaagaaaaactttcaTCCAAAAGGCATATTAGATGTTGGCACTAAATAGTGTCAgcagaagtaaataaaataaagttttcagtAGGTTAACACCTGTCTCATGTGCTCATTTTTCACTGTCTTGGTTCCTCACTGCCATTTCAGATGTCCTCCAGGAACAAAGAGAGTCCGATTTTACTGTCTTTTGTATAAGCCTCTCTCTTTCAAGCTTTCAGTTTGTGATAAAAAAAGgcacaagtcttttttttcctctcttttgttaGTAATTGTCATACAAAAGACCAGAAGGAACAAAAGATTAGAACTTACAGGAATGGTTGCTCTCTGAGACTTGCTGTCTAGGTACCATTACACCTGCAAGTATTGATGTCTTCCATTTCAAATACTGGGATGGCTTTTCTTACATCCTAGTGTGTTATCCGCTATATAATTACCCAGTTACTGGTAGTTTTCTGGAGGTATTCAGTGAATTCAGGAGTCCTGCTTCTTGCAGATGCTTTTGATGTCCCCTTAGTTTATAGGGCCTTCCCACCCCGGCAGCCTCAGACCATAGGTTAGTCATAAGAGAATCCTGGGGAGAAAATACCTTTTTCCCTGACTTTTTTTGGTTTAGGCTGTACATAATTTTGTTAAAGGTAAGAAATATttagttcttttaaaataaaatatagtcCTTTAAGTCTGCAGTGTTCCTTCTAGGTTATTGCTATATGACTTCAGGAGAGACAACCAaaggtatttcttttatttactgttaaGGTCTGATATATTCATGACTAAGCTAAAGTAAACTGTGTGTGAAATCTTTTTTATGCAAAACCTGGCTTAGTATCAGCATTTCTCCCAATTGTCTTCTAGATGTAATTGGCActaaaaaacagaaatgtttaagaaaaatgaggaaaatatttaatgcaaCACATGGTTGCAACAGTTTCCTTGGAATGGCCGTGATTATATGCCATGAAGGCAGCAGTTTGCTCTTTGGTGGAAATGCTTGAACCAAATGCTTTAAAAGTTCACCTGCAATTACTGCTGAatgttagaatatttttaatagctgaaattgCAAGGGATAGCCCAAGTCCTCCTACAATCTAAAAGGAAGCCCTTTTTTAATGTTAGCGCGTAGACCGGACTACATGGGTTatatgaagaaagcaaaaatacttaATGCTGTTTAGTGCAAGTTGAAAATTACATTTAACTTcataaaatctttttctctctcagggTGATTCAAATAGGTCATACATCTCTTGCGGGCACTTTTTCCACACCATTTAATAAGAAGTGCCTGTTCTGTGAAGTACGAAGATGACCAGGCTGGGAGAAGAGATCTCCATGCATACTGAGATGTTAAACCAGCAGTTTACGAAACTGATGTTGGAATTACAAGTTGTATTGGTCAAGCAATTAGTTACAATAATTATTGGAGTTGGGTTTTTCTTGCGTTTTCTCAGTGGCAATATGGTCAACACACGTGAAAGAGACTTTAAACATGGGTCATCTCACCTTGCTTTGCATGTCTATAGCATAGCTATCTCTGCCTGAGTTAGTCATGCTGGGATCTTCTTATAGATAAAAAGAAGATGGGAAACAGGCATGTGAGGCATGACCACTTATGGACCAAAAAGTCTGATGTT
This genomic interval from Calonectris borealis chromosome 1, bCalBor7.hap1.2, whole genome shotgun sequence contains the following:
- the SMKR1 gene encoding small lysine-rich protein 1, whose translation is MAVKSSKPKRGKGKSSKKKAKKVVKEVDILSPAAMLNAYYICHNAAACLEFRGFPWPGAPKKKGKKGK